The Caldalkalibacillus thermarum genome contains the following window.
TTCCACTTCCTATTTCCCCATCCCAAGCGGTTGCGCTGGCTGGGACGATTGCTGGTCATCTACCAAAAAACGGGTTTGCAATGGCTGTTGCGCAAGAGCAGGCTTTTGCAACTCTTGCCATCTTATTTAAGGGAGATGGAGGCGGTGATGCCTGCCGCTACGTCCAAGGGTGTGGCCGAACAGTTGGGTAATTTTATCCCTGCCCAAGGAAAAAAGAAAGGAACAGTGGGTTTGTTCAGAGGGTGTGTCATGGATGTGTTGTTTACTGAAACTAATATAAATACAGTTACACTGCTGAGTGAAGCAGGGTTTGACGTGGTCATTCCTCCGCAACAAACCTGTTGTGGGGCCTTGCACGCTCATAGCGGAGAACGGGAGATGGCCCGCTCATTGGCCCGCAGGAATATCCAGGCTTTTAAAGAAATAGAGGTGGACTATATTGTGTCTAATGCGGGAGGATGCGGGGCTTTTTTACAGGAGTATGAGCATTTATTGGAGGATGAATGTGAAGCGGAAGAGGCCAGCTGGTTTTCAGAGCGGGTGAAAGATATCAGTGAACTTTTGCTTGATCATGGTCCAGTGGGCAAGTGGGGAACACTTGAAGGAAGAATTACTTATCAAGTCTCGTGCCATTTGCAGAATGTGATGCAAGTCAGGGAACAGCCACGCCAATTGTTGCGCCAAATCAAGGGAGCGGTTTATGTGGAGCTGTTTGAAGCAGATCGTTGTTGCGGTTCGGCCGGCATCTACAATCTGACGCAACCCGAGATGTCAGCACGCATATTGGATGAAAAGATGAAACATGTGAGAGCCACGAAAGCTGATATCCTGGTGACCTCAAATCCTGGCTGTTTATTACAGATGAAGGCAGGTATCCAGCGTGCAGGGCTGTCCGATCACATGAAGGCAGTTCATGTGGTTGATCTGTTAGCAGAAGTGCGCCAAAAAGGAGAATCAAGATATTGATGGTGGGTAACGTAGAAACTTTGTGAGTTACGGAAACGCTCCTGTTTCAAACCAAATCACCACAAATACTGCATTAGTTTTGAGGCTGCCCCGATTGCGTTCCAAGAGCCAAAGGGCAGCCACCAATTATTTATATTGACTTACCTAACCTTATTTGACACCCAATTTTTTAAAGAACTCTCTCATAAAACCTGGGAGATCAGGCCAGGCATTAGCCGAGACAATGTTGCCATCCACATGCAAAGGTTCTTCGATATAGGTTGCGCCTGCCGCTTCTACCTCTGGCCGGCATGCAGTGTATGCCGTCAATTCTCTCCCCTGCACATGTTCTCTAATGGTGGTCAAGATCAAGGCGCCGTGGCAAATAACAGCCAGCGGTTTTTTGGTTTCCAAGAAATGTTTGGTGATCTCCTGTACTTTGGGATTCATACGAATATACTCCGGTGCACGCCCGCCGGGCAAGATTAAGCCATCATAGTCAGCCGGATTAATGTCATCGACAGAGGCATGGGACTCGATTCCATAAGCTAATTTTTCAGAAAAGGTTTCCATGTGGGGTTCAAAATCGTGAACAACCGTTTGCAGTTTCTTTTTAGTGGGGGATGCGATGGTACACTCCAATCCCTCTTCCAGGCAACGGTAATAGGGATAGAACACCTCCAACGCTTCAACAGCATCTCCGGTTAAGATCAGCACTTTTTTAGTCATGCCTACCATCTCCTTTCTCACAGGGTTTAAAACCGCTATACTTATGGTAACATACGGTTAACTGTCACTCAAGAAAATAAACCACCCGTCACTTGGTCAGGTTGATCAGGGAGCAGAAGCTTAAGCCCAAAGTATTGGTTAATGCTTCGGCTATTGGTTATTATGGCACCTCTTTTGAGGATGTATTTACTGAAGAATCTGGGCCTGGCACTGATTTTTTGGCTAAGGTGACACAAGCCTGGGAGCAGGAAGCAGTTCAGGCTGTTCCATTGGGTGTTCGGGTGATAAGAATGAGATTGGGGGTCGTACTGGGTAAAAGCGGAGGTGCCCTTGAGAAAATGCTCTTGCCTTACCGCTTATATATTGGAGGTACGGTGGGCAGCGGACGGCAATGGGTATCTTGGGTGCATATCCAGGACGTGGTGCGTGCCATTCGATTTGCGATTAGCAATCCTGATCTTGATGGGCCGGTTAATGTCACAGCACCTCATCCGGTGCAAATGAAAACTTTTGGCAAAACGGCAGCCAAAGTATTGGGGCGTCCCTATTGGCTCCCCGCCCCTGGTTTTGCTCTCAAGCTGTTATTGGGGGAAATGTCCGGCCTCATCCTGAAGGGCCAGTGTGTCAAACCTGACAAGCTGCTTAAGACGGGTTTTAAGTTTCAATTCCCCCGTCTGGAAGAGGCTTTGCGTGATCTGGTATAATGGAACAGTGACGGCAGCTTTGAAAGCAACAGAGTATGAAGCACGCCGATCGGAAGGGAGCGCAGAATATGTCTGTCATGTTTTCAAGCCCTGCTTTTATATCCATGTTTATTATGGGCATTATTTTGGCTGTGTCCATTGTAGGCGCCATCGGCTGGGCCATTTATCATATTGCTTCAGGAAAATTTCATGAGGAGTATGAGATTGCCACTGTTCAAAAGGAAGATAATGGGAAACCATCGGACCGTACCGGTTCAGATTCAGACCAATAGCGCAGGTCTCGTTGTGCTGGGGTGTTTATAGAGACTGCAAGGCAACACTCTAAATATGTCCATAGGTGCCTATTAATTGAAAAAGAGCCTGTCGCCAGGCTCTTTTTTCAGCGCTGTCAGGAGTGTTCGTTGGCCGTAATCAATGAACCAAAGAAATAAATAATAAGCCCCAGGATAATTCCGTAAGGGACCGCATCGCTGAAATTATACGCATACCCGTTGATGCTGGCCACCACAAAGCCGACAACAAGGGTTAAGGCGGTCGCAACAATGATGGAGACAATAAAGGCAAGTACTTTATTCATCATCAGACACCCCA
Protein-coding sequences here:
- a CDS encoding (Fe-S)-binding protein gives rise to the protein MKTKEIQGKMPQVEKTPVTRRLQDRLNYDELSNCMRCGFCLPACPTYRETGREASSPRGRIALMKAAVDGHLQNGKQLEDQLNQCLGCRACEPACPAGVKYGELLEQARDALEDHARHKVWVRVLRRFFFHFLFPHPKRLRWLGRLLVIYQKTGLQWLLRKSRLLQLLPSYLREMEAVMPAATSKGVAEQLGNFIPAQGKKKGTVGLFRGCVMDVLFTETNINTVTLLSEAGFDVVIPPQQTCCGALHAHSGEREMARSLARRNIQAFKEIEVDYIVSNAGGCGAFLQEYEHLLEDECEAEEASWFSERVKDISELLLDHGPVGKWGTLEGRITYQVSCHLQNVMQVREQPRQLLRQIKGAVYVELFEADRCCGSAGIYNLTQPEMSARILDEKMKHVRATKADILVTSNPGCLLQMKAGIQRAGLSDHMKAVHVVDLLAEVRQKGESRY
- a CDS encoding DUF2929 family protein, giving the protein MNKVLAFIVSIIVATALTLVVGFVVASINGYAYNFSDAVPYGIILGLIIYFFGSLITANEHS
- a CDS encoding TIGR01777 family oxidoreductase, which encodes MVRLIREQKLKPKVLVNASAIGYYGTSFEDVFTEESGPGTDFLAKVTQAWEQEAVQAVPLGVRVIRMRLGVVLGKSGGALEKMLLPYRLYIGGTVGSGRQWVSWVHIQDVVRAIRFAISNPDLDGPVNVTAPHPVQMKTFGKTAAKVLGRPYWLPAPGFALKLLLGEMSGLILKGQCVKPDKLLKTGFKFQFPRLEEALRDLV
- a CDS encoding DJ-1/PfpI family protein; amino-acid sequence: MTKKVLILTGDAVEALEVFYPYYRCLEEGLECTIASPTKKKLQTVVHDFEPHMETFSEKLAYGIESHASVDDINPADYDGLILPGGRAPEYIRMNPKVQEITKHFLETKKPLAVICHGALILTTIREHVQGRELTAYTACRPEVEAAGATYIEEPLHVDGNIVSANAWPDLPGFMREFFKKLGVK